Proteins encoded within one genomic window of Takifugu flavidus isolate HTHZ2018 unplaced genomic scaffold, ASM371156v2 ctg696, whole genome shotgun sequence:
- the LOC130521098 gene encoding LOW QUALITY PROTEIN: tyrosinase-like (The sequence of the model RefSeq protein was modified relative to this genomic sequence to represent the inferred CDS: deleted 1 base in 1 codon): protein MWLLTLATLLLRVAPSHQQFPRLCATAAALRTKECCPPWDGDGSPCGASSGRGFCQDVEFTHQPDGPQYPFIGLDDREKWPSVFYNRTCQCVGNFMGFNCADCKYGYFGAKCSERRESLRRNILHLSRSERIRLVSYLNLAKQSVSSDYVVATGTYEEMENGSNPMFAEVSVYDVFVWMHYYVSRNALLGGPGNVWTNVDFGHWAPAFLPWHRAYLLHWEREIRKLTGDPTFSIPYWDWRDAQGCDVCTDELMGAQSPQDPSFLSPGSVFSSWKTLCSTPEDYNNRGVLCDARQEGPLRRNPGNHNRNLVERLPTSADVAFTLSLTQYDTGAMDRSSNMSFRNTVEGFGDPKTGLGNSSRLGMHAAIHVFLNGTMSSVQASANDPIFLLHHTFVDR from the exons ATGTGGCTCCTAACTCTCGCGACTCTGCTCCTACGGGTCGCGCCGAGCCATCAACAGTTCCCACGTCTGTGCGCCACCGCGGCAGCTTTGCGCACTAAAGAGTGCTGCCCGCCGTGGGACGGGGACGGCTCTCCCTGCGGGGCCAGCTCAGGCCGGGGCTTCTGCCAGGACGTGGAGTTCACGCACCAGCCTGACGGGCCCCAGTACCCCTTTATTGGGCTGGACGACCGCGAGAAATGGCCCTCGGTTTTCTATAACCGCACTTGCCAGTGCGTCGGCAACTTCATGGGTTTCAACTGCGCAGACTGTAAGTACGGCTACTTTGGGGCGAAGTGTAGCGAGAGGAGAGAGTCTCTGAGACGGAACATTTTGCATTTGTCCCGATCCGAGAGGATAAGACTGGTTTCTTACCTGAACCTGGCCAAGCAGTCAGTCAGCAGCGACTACGTTGTAGCCACTGGGACCTACGAGGAGATGGAGAACGGCTCCAACCCCATGTTTGCAGAGGTTTCCGTGTACGATGTCTTCGTGTGGATGCACTATTACGTGTCCCGGAACGCGCTGCTGGGTGGGCCTGGGAATGTGTGGACCAACGTGGACTTTGGTCACTGGGCGCCAGCT TTCCTCCCGTGGCACCGCGCGTACCTGCTGCACTGGGAGCGCGAGATCAGGAAGCTGACCGGAGACCCGACCTTCTCCATCCCGTACTGGGACTGGAGGGACGCGCAGGGCTGTGACGTGTGCACGGATGAGCTGATGGGGGCGCAGAGCCCCCAGGATCCCAGTTTTCTCAGCCCAGGGTCGGTCTTCTCATCTTGGAAG ACTTTGTGCTCCACACCAGAAGATTACAACAACAGAGGCGTGTTATGCGATGCCAGACAGGAAGGCCCGCTGCGTCGGAACCCTGGGAACCACAACCGGAACCTGGTGGAGAGGCTGCCGACCTCGGCGGACGTGGCGTTCACGCTCAGCTTAACCCAGTATGACACCGGGGCCATGGACCGCAGCTCCAACATGAGCTTCAGGAACACCGTGGAAG GGTTCGGGGATCCAAAGACTGGCCTAGGAAACAGTTCCCGGTTGGGAATGCATGCTGCCATCCACGTCTTCCTGAACGGAACGATGTCTTCTGTGCAGGCTTCAGCAAATGACCCCATCTTCCTTCTCCACCATACTTTTGTTGACAGGTGA